A single genomic interval of Microbacterium oleivorans harbors:
- a CDS encoding DUF3040 domain-containing protein, protein MPLSEQEQRLLDEMERHLMRNEADVVSAPREGQSLSYRNIVYGAVLVLLSLGGLIAGVSSGIIAIGVVSFVVMVGGVVLALTPARNGTIGRSAGTAGTRKPAPANTSTFMDRMNERWDRRNGER, encoded by the coding sequence ATGCCACTGTCAGAACAGGAGCAGCGGCTGCTCGATGAGATGGAACGCCATCTCATGCGCAACGAAGCAGATGTCGTCAGTGCGCCGCGCGAAGGCCAGTCCCTCAGCTACCGCAACATCGTCTACGGCGCGGTACTCGTGCTGCTCAGCCTCGGCGGTCTCATAGCCGGCGTCTCGAGCGGCATCATCGCGATCGGCGTCGTGTCGTTCGTGGTCATGGTCGGAGGAGTCGTCCTGGCCCTCACCCCCGCCCGCAACGGCACGATCGGACGGTCGGCGGGCACCGCCGGTACGCGCAAGCCCGCGCCGGCCAATACGTCCACCTTCATGGACCGCATGAACGAGCGCTGGGACCGACGCAACGGCGAACGCTGA
- a CDS encoding polyprenyl synthetase family protein produces the protein MTSSSDPISTVSQRLERFAADRHAEVAGLGDEAVGFVASALAAIHGGKRLRARFLDAGYRAVGGSVDGADAADVAGVAGALEIFQAAALVHDDLVDNSDTRRGRPAAHRALENQHRGASWLGDAELFGRAAAVLLGDLLVAWSDDLLEESIADHPRAADVRRQYAMMRRDVTIGQYLDVAEEAAYASAPENAHAGRALRIASYKSARYSVQQPLLIGAALGGGSAAQRDALGRFGHTVGLAFQLRDDVLGVFGDAAVTGKPSGDDLREGKRTVLVAYARETLDESDRAELDAGLGDRGLTDEQISRLQHLVASSGAVDRIEDDITRLTAEAHAALTGAPISAGAVTTLMTLGEAAMQRSA, from the coding sequence GTGACGAGCTCCTCCGACCCGATTTCCACCGTTTCCCAGCGACTGGAAAGATTCGCGGCCGATCGTCATGCGGAGGTCGCCGGTCTGGGCGATGAGGCCGTCGGTTTCGTCGCGTCCGCCCTCGCCGCCATCCACGGCGGCAAGAGGCTGCGTGCGCGTTTCCTCGATGCGGGGTACCGCGCCGTCGGCGGGAGCGTCGACGGCGCGGATGCGGCCGACGTCGCCGGAGTCGCCGGAGCGCTCGAGATCTTCCAGGCGGCGGCGCTCGTGCACGACGACCTCGTCGACAACTCCGATACCCGACGCGGTCGGCCCGCCGCCCACCGCGCCCTCGAGAACCAGCATCGAGGGGCGTCCTGGCTGGGCGATGCCGAGTTGTTCGGCCGGGCCGCGGCCGTGCTGCTCGGCGACCTGCTGGTCGCGTGGAGCGACGACCTTCTCGAGGAGTCGATCGCCGACCACCCGCGCGCGGCGGATGTCCGTCGTCAGTACGCGATGATGCGCCGCGACGTGACGATCGGGCAGTACCTCGACGTCGCCGAGGAGGCCGCCTACGCGTCGGCACCCGAGAACGCCCACGCCGGTCGGGCGCTGCGGATCGCGTCGTACAAGTCCGCTCGCTACAGCGTGCAGCAGCCGCTGCTGATCGGTGCCGCGCTCGGGGGCGGCAGTGCGGCGCAGCGCGACGCGCTCGGTCGGTTCGGCCACACGGTCGGACTCGCGTTCCAGCTACGCGACGACGTGCTGGGTGTCTTCGGGGATGCTGCCGTCACCGGCAAGCCCTCGGGCGACGACCTCCGCGAAGGCAAGCGCACCGTGCTCGTCGCCTACGCCCGCGAGACTCTCGACGAGTCCGACCGCGCGGAACTCGACGCAGGCCTGGGCGACCGGGGCCTGACGGACGAGCAGATCTCACGCCTGCAGCACCTCGTCGCTTCCAGCGGGGCGGTCGACCGCATAGAGGACGACATCACGCGCCTCACCGCCGAGGCGCACGCGGCGCTGACCGGCGCGCCCATCTCCGCCGGCGCCGTGACCACGCTGATGACGCTGGGTGAGGCGGCGATGCAGCGGTCGGCCTGA
- the rsmH gene encoding 16S rRNA (cytosine(1402)-N(4))-methyltransferase RsmH, which translates to MTNHEIHTPVLLDRCVELLAPALQREGAVFVDATEGMGGHSEALLERFPGARLIGLDRDTDALRIAGERLARFGERVHLVHTVYDGIDAALASAGVDRVDGILFDLGVSSLQLDEADRGFAYSQDAPLDMRMDQTAGTTAADIVATYTEGNLRRIFERYGEEKLAGRYARAIIEARGRAPLTRSGELVEVLIAATPAAVQRERSGHPAKRVFQALRIEVNAELAVLERALPAALDALRVGGRIVVMSYQSLEDRQVKRVFAEASASTAPSGLPVELPEHAPRFRLLVRGAEMAPDDERERNPRAKPVRLRAAERVREAS; encoded by the coding sequence ATGACGAACCACGAGATCCACACCCCCGTCCTGCTCGACCGCTGCGTCGAGCTCCTCGCCCCCGCTCTCCAGCGCGAGGGGGCCGTGTTCGTCGACGCCACCGAGGGGATGGGCGGTCACTCCGAGGCGCTGCTCGAACGTTTCCCCGGCGCGCGACTGATCGGCCTCGACCGCGACACAGATGCCCTGCGCATCGCCGGCGAACGCCTGGCGCGCTTCGGCGAGCGCGTGCACCTCGTCCACACCGTGTACGACGGGATCGACGCCGCGCTCGCCTCGGCCGGGGTGGACCGGGTCGACGGCATCCTCTTCGACCTGGGGGTCTCCTCCCTGCAGCTCGACGAGGCCGACCGGGGGTTCGCCTACTCGCAGGACGCCCCGCTGGACATGCGGATGGACCAGACGGCCGGCACCACGGCCGCCGACATCGTCGCGACGTACACCGAGGGCAACCTTCGGCGGATCTTCGAGCGGTACGGCGAGGAGAAGCTGGCCGGCCGCTACGCGCGGGCCATCATCGAAGCGCGCGGGCGCGCTCCGCTGACCCGGTCGGGCGAGCTCGTCGAGGTCCTCATCGCCGCCACGCCGGCCGCCGTGCAGCGGGAACGCTCCGGTCATCCCGCGAAGCGGGTGTTCCAGGCGCTGCGGATCGAGGTCAACGCCGAGCTGGCCGTCCTCGAGCGCGCTCTTCCGGCTGCTCTGGACGCGTTGCGCGTCGGTGGGCGCATCGTCGTGATGTCGTACCAGTCGCTCGAAGACCGGCAGGTCAAGCGCGTGTTCGCCGAGGCGTCCGCGTCGACGGCACCCAGCGGGCTCCCGGTGGAGCTCCCCGAGCACGCCCCGCGGTTCCGGCTACTGGTGCGCGGTGCCGAGATGGCCCCGGACGACGAACGTGAACGCAACCCGCGAGCCAAGCCCGTGCGGCTGCGCGCGGCCGAACGGGTGAGGGAGGCATCGTGA
- the mraZ gene encoding division/cell wall cluster transcriptional repressor MraZ, with translation MLLGTHTPKLDEKGRVILPAKFRDDLGPGVVVTRGQERCLYVFSTVEFERVYERIREAPLTNKQARDFQRMFLAGASAEKPDGQNRITVPPHLRTYAGLGRELVMTGVGAHAEIWDADAWNTYAASNEDAYSDMEQEVIPGLF, from the coding sequence ATGCTTCTCGGCACGCACACCCCCAAGCTCGACGAGAAGGGCCGCGTCATCCTCCCCGCCAAGTTCCGCGACGACCTCGGTCCCGGTGTCGTCGTGACCCGCGGGCAGGAGCGGTGCCTCTACGTCTTCAGCACTGTGGAGTTCGAGCGGGTCTACGAGCGGATCCGCGAAGCGCCGCTGACGAACAAGCAGGCGCGCGACTTCCAGCGCATGTTCCTCGCCGGGGCCAGCGCCGAGAAGCCGGACGGGCAGAACCGCATCACGGTGCCCCCGCACCTGCGGACGTATGCCGGCCTCGGGCGCGAGCTCGTGATGACCGGCGTCGGCGCGCACGCCGAGATCTGGGACGCCGACGCGTGGAACACCTACGCGGCGAGCAATGAGGACGCCTACTCCGACATGGAGCAGGAGGTGATCCCCGGACTCTTCTGA